From a single Methanofollis sp. W23 genomic region:
- the wecB gene encoding UDP-N-acetylglucosamine 2-epimerase (non-hydrolyzing): MKILTVVGARPQFIKCAPVSRALRKEHEEVLVHTGQHYDREMSDLFFEELGIPRPDHNLGIGSGTHGHQTGAMLAGIEDLILQEEPDCVLVYGDTNSTLAGALAAAKLHVPVAHVEAGLRSFDRRMPEEINRVLTDHCSDLLLAPTRTAVENLASEGITRGVHLTGDVMVDALLDHAEQARRSSFLDDLGLTAGEYRLATVHRAENTDDPEKLTAIVRALTEIGNIVLPCHPRTEKMLKSFWLWEEANEGIRIISPVGYLEMLALEAGAAQILTDSGGVQKEAYVLGVPCITMRESTEWVETVQDGWNVLVGSDYGAIVRAAREFVPEKERSDVFGKGDAAAVIARVIREMEI; the protein is encoded by the coding sequence ATGAAGATCCTCACCGTCGTCGGCGCCCGCCCCCAGTTCATCAAGTGCGCCCCGGTCTCACGCGCCCTCCGGAAAGAGCACGAAGAAGTCCTCGTCCACACTGGCCAGCACTATGACCGCGAGATGTCAGACCTATTCTTTGAGGAACTTGGGATCCCGCGCCCTGACCACAACCTCGGGATCGGTTCAGGCACCCATGGCCACCAGACCGGGGCGATGCTCGCAGGCATCGAGGACCTGATCCTGCAAGAGGAACCTGATTGTGTCCTCGTGTACGGCGACACCAACTCCACCCTGGCAGGTGCCCTCGCGGCGGCCAAACTCCACGTGCCGGTGGCGCACGTCGAGGCTGGGTTGCGGAGTTTTGACCGGCGAATGCCTGAGGAGATCAACCGCGTCCTTACCGACCACTGTTCCGACCTCCTCCTCGCCCCGACGAGAACCGCGGTGGAGAATCTGGCCTCTGAAGGGATCACCCGCGGCGTCCACCTCACCGGCGACGTGATGGTCGATGCCCTCCTCGACCACGCCGAACAGGCGCGTCGCTCCTCCTTCCTCGACGACCTCGGCTTGACCGCCGGAGAATATCGCCTCGCCACTGTCCACCGCGCCGAGAACACCGACGATCCTGAAAAACTCACTGCGATCGTCAGGGCATTGACCGAGATCGGCAATATCGTCCTCCCCTGCCACCCGAGGACCGAGAAGATGCTCAAGAGTTTCTGGCTCTGGGAGGAGGCGAACGAAGGCATCAGGATCATCTCGCCGGTCGGCTACCTGGAGATGCTTGCCCTTGAGGCCGGCGCAGCTCAGATCCTCACCGACTCGGGAGGCGTCCAGAAGGAGGCCTATGTCCTCGGCGTCCCGTGCATCACCATGCGTGAGAGCACCGAGTGGGTCGAGACCGTGCAGGACGGATGGAACGTGCTGGTCGGGAGCGATTACGGGGCGATCGTGCGGGCCGCCCGTGAGTTTGTGCCTGAGAAGGAGCGCTCAGATGTTTTCGGGAAGGGGGACGCCGCAGCGGTGATCGCGAGGGTGATCAGGGAGATGGAGATCTGA
- a CDS encoding type II toxin-antitoxin system HicB family antitoxin, with the protein MECPLLPGRYTQGKTLDEALKNIHEVIELYLEEQPEEAIRHLKSIRDL; encoded by the coding sequence GTGGAGTGTCCCCTCCTTCCTGGGCGTTATACGCAGGGGAAGACCCTGGACGAAGCATTGAAGAACATCCATGAGGTCATCGAACTCTATCTTGAGGAGCAGCCTGAAGAGGCCATCAGGCATCTGAAATCCATCCGGGATCTATAG
- a CDS encoding ATP-binding protein, whose amino-acid sequence MRFYGREAELGLMEHLYATAPSFLVITGRRRVGKTELIKEFCKGKQTLYFYVDANKSIDVMIEEFGRLMARTLDLPGYIRPETPEDFLEFLFSYEKPLVVVFDEFQRFQKVYPSFISQMQRFWDLKGRESNLFLIVSGSSVGMIRKIFLDGDAPLFRRADNILTLRPFGPGDCLSILEDLGVRDPAARLDLYLLFGGTIYYYTFLEKYGCTDLSSALDCLILNDLAPLRREMSDVMIEEFGREHATYYEILAAIAEGKQSQKEIADVIHRAPTSLPPYLRDLVDLIGILEYRVPVTEKGRRSKMGRYVFSDNFFRFYARYIYRNMSLYEGGRYDLLKARILSEWKGFSGWAFEEMVKALLAVELKTQYEQMGAWWNRRGDEIDLLALGPEGNLAVEIKHRDLTLPEARGILSALEKKIPLVKGLSGPTRLGLVCRAVQEKETLREEGYCIRELSDFEFAQ is encoded by the coding sequence ATGAGGTTCTACGGCAGGGAGGCGGAACTCGGGCTGATGGAGCACCTGTATGCCACCGCGCCCTCATTTCTGGTCATCACCGGCAGACGGCGGGTCGGGAAGACCGAACTGATCAAGGAGTTCTGCAAAGGAAAACAAACCCTTTATTTCTACGTGGATGCGAACAAGAGCATCGACGTTATGATCGAGGAGTTTGGACGTCTGATGGCGAGGACGCTCGATCTGCCCGGATACATCAGGCCCGAAACCCCTGAAGACTTCCTCGAATTCCTCTTCTCCTATGAAAAACCCCTCGTTGTCGTCTTCGATGAGTTCCAGCGTTTCCAGAAGGTTTACCCCTCGTTCATCTCCCAGATGCAACGGTTCTGGGACCTCAAAGGTAGGGAATCAAACCTCTTTCTCATCGTCTCGGGGTCGTCGGTCGGGATGATCAGGAAGATCTTCCTGGACGGCGACGCCCCCCTTTTCAGGCGGGCCGACAACATCCTCACGCTCCGTCCCTTCGGGCCGGGAGACTGTCTTTCCATCCTCGAAGACCTTGGTGTCAGGGATCCTGCGGCACGGCTCGACCTCTATCTTCTCTTTGGCGGGACGATCTACTACTACACCTTCCTGGAGAAGTACGGGTGCACTGATCTTTCCAGTGCCCTTGACTGTCTCATCCTCAACGACCTCGCCCCGCTCAGGCGGGAGATGAGCGACGTGATGATCGAGGAGTTCGGGCGCGAGCACGCCACCTATTACGAGATCCTCGCTGCGATCGCAGAGGGGAAGCAGTCCCAGAAGGAGATCGCCGACGTCATCCATCGCGCCCCGACCTCCCTCCCGCCGTACCTGCGTGACCTTGTCGATCTCATCGGGATTCTGGAATACCGGGTTCCTGTCACCGAAAAAGGGCGGCGGTCGAAAATGGGGAGATATGTCTTTTCAGACAACTTCTTCCGGTTCTACGCGCGCTATATCTATCGGAATATGAGCCTGTATGAGGGAGGGCGCTACGACCTCCTGAAGGCCAGGATCCTCTCGGAATGGAAAGGATTTTCGGGCTGGGCCTTTGAGGAGATGGTGAAGGCTCTCCTCGCGGTAGAACTGAAGACGCAGTATGAGCAGATGGGCGCGTGGTGGAATCGGCGCGGGGACGAGATCGACCTCCTGGCCCTGGGGCCGGAGGGGAACCTTGCGGTGGAGATCAAACACCGCGACCTGACACTTCCAGAGGCACGGGGCATCCTCTCCGCCCTCGAAAAGAAGATCCCTCTGGTGAAAGGACTGTCGGGCCCGACGAGGTTGGGGCTCGTCTGTCGGGCGGTTCAGGAGAAAGAGACGCTGAGAGAGGAGGGGTATTGTATCAGAGAACTCTCGGACTTCGAGTTTGCGCAGTGA